DNA from Chloroherpetonaceae bacterium:
GAAAAACAAGGAGGCACACTTTACCTTTATAGTGAAGGAAAAAATGCTGGCGCCACTTTTACATTGCTCTTGCCAAAATTTCAAACAAATTAACTTGAGTTTGAAATCTTTCTTTAACATTCGGGAGTACATAATTAATGATAAACGAATTTGACGACCTATCCCCCGAATTTGAGCCTAAAATCCAATCAAGAAGTGAAACCGATAAATCAACGGATTCCCAAATAAAATCACTCTTAAAAAAGGCGTGGGAAAATAGAAATCATGATGTGCACAAAGCGCTCCAAATTGCAATTGATGCACTTACTCTGAGCGAAAGGTCGAAAGATCAAATGAGTGAAGCCCAAAGCCACAAAATGATTGGTCATTGCAGAATGTGGCTTTCTGAAAACGAAAATGCCTTAGAAGCATTTGGAAAGGCTTATGCCATTTTTGAAACCCTCTCTGAAATTGAATACACGGCCAATATTCTCTACGAAATGGGCTGTATCTATGCCAAGTTAGATGATTTCCCGAATGCACTCAATTGCCACCTTAAAAGCTTTGGAATATGTCAAACCCACCATTTGGCTTCCGGTGAAGCCTTGTCACTTAGTGGCATCGGTTATGTTTATGAAAACATGAATGATTATGAAAAGGCCATCGACTATTACTCGAGAAGTTTAGACATTTGGGAGCGGCTTGGTGATAAATGGGGTCAAGCCAATTCGTTGCAAAACCTTGGCGTTATATTATTTGAGCGGCTTTCTGCACCCGAAGAAGCGTTGTTGAATTTTATGAAAAGCTTGGAGTTTACACTCGAAATCGGGGATGTTCGTGGCACAGCAAAAGCATTCTTTTTAATTGGTGAAGTCAAAAGAATGCAGTATAAATTTGAGGAAGCCTTTCAAAGTTATGAACGAGCAACGGTGATTGCTGAAAACTCCGGTGAGCGATTCATTCAAACACAGGTTCAAATCAGTATTGGGAAAACGCATTTGGCCGAAAATAATACAGCACAAGCCATTAAGGTTCTAAAGTCGGCGCTTTCAATTGCTGAATCCCTTAAATCAAGAGACTTGAAATCGAAATGTCATAAAACTTTATCCGAAGCCTTTCGGATTCAAAGTGATTACCAAAAGGCCTATGAGCATTATGTGTCTTATCATACTTTTCGTGACGAAATTCATAGTGAAGAAACGGAACGAAGAATAAAAAACTTACAAGTAAGACTTGAGACGGAACGAGCGCAACAAAAAGCAGAAGTCTATCGATTGAAAAATTTTGATCTGGCACAAGCAAATTCCGAATTACATTTGCTTAAAGAGTCGCTTGAAGAAGCCAATAAAGCGCTTCTCAAAGCATCGAAGCTTAAGACTGAGCTTTTAGGAATTGCCGCAACAGAACTTCAAGAGCCAATTCATTCAATTTTAAATTTTTCTAAAAGCTTGCTCGAGCCAAGCCAGATTGCGGTGAAAAGAGAACAATTGTTAAAACTGATTTATGATCTTTCTCTTAGGATGTCTCATATCATCACTAAACTTTTGAATGATGAATCGATTCGTGACGGAACTGTTAAGCTCTCCCTAAGACCGTTAGGAATTTCAAATTTACTGAAGCTAACTTACTTGAAATATCAAGCAATTGCTGAAAAGGAAGAAGCCAATGTCATTTTTGAACTAGAACCCGACCTGATGTTGCAAGGTGACGAAGATTTAATCAAAGATGCCTTAGAAAGAATTTTGCAAAGATTCACACAGATGTTAAAATTGAAGCAAGTATTAAAAATATCAGCAAAAGAACTGCCTTCAATGTCCATTCAACTTGGTTTTACGCTTGTGAATTCTATTCGCGGGGTTCATCAAAAAAGTGAAACGAATTTGAAGACGCTTGAGGTTAACCAAGAGTTCCGTTCCGATGAAGTGACAAAAAGAATCATTTACCTTCATAAGGGAATGATTGAAGAAGGTCAGACCGATGAGGAAATAAAACTTCTCGTTACTTTCCCAAAATCTATTTAGTTTTCTTTAACCAAACCAATTCATTCAATGTTTGATATTATTCAAAGAGACGCAATGATTGACGCAATGCGCCGCGAGCTTACAGATTATGGTGTTCGCGAACTTCGTTCACCTGAAGAAGTTGATGCCGTCATCAGTGCTCAAAAAGGTACAATTCTCGTGTTTGTTAATTCGGTGTGTGGATGTGCCGCCGGTGCCGCTCGTCCGGGACTTAAACTCTCGTTTCGTTCAGAGCAAAAGCCCGATGAAATTGTAACCGTTTTTGCAGGGCAAGATCGTGAAGCGACCGAACGAGCACGATCATACTTTAAAGGATTTCAACCGTCATCACCCTCAGCATATTTGCTAAAAAATGGTGAGGTTGTTGCAGCACTTCATCGTCATCAAATTGAAGGTCGAAATGCGGAACAAGTGGCACTCCAATTAGAGCAGATGTTTGCCAAATTTTGTAACTAAAAAAAACGGGCAAAAGCCCGTTTTTTTTTAATTCATCGGAACTTCAATTAAAAGAAGTTTAGAGTCCTTTAAGGCCTTAAACGAAAAAGTGTTTTGTCCCGAAACTCCAATAGCATCACGCCTTCCGATAACTTGAGAGTCAAACTCAATTTCTCCCTCAATCACAAAAAGATATATCCCATTTCCTGAGTGTTGAAGCGCGTATTCGATCTGACGACCTGTTTCAAAATCGCCAAGCGAAAATGTTGCATCTTGATTAATCCAAACGCCTCCACTTTCCTGTTTAGGAGAAACGACGGTTTGAAACTTATTGACACGACCGGCCTTATCGAAAAACTTTTGCTCATAACGCGGTTCAATATTTTGCACTTTTGGAAAAACCCAAATCTGCAAAAACTTGACAAGGTCAGACGTTGAATGATTGTATTCTGAGTGAGAGATTCCTGTCCCAGCCGACATAATTTGAACCTCGCCTTCTCGAATGACTTCTGCCCGACCGGTACTGTCTTTGTGCGAAAGCGCACCCTCCAAAGGAATGGAAACGATTTCAAAATTTTGATGCGGATGTGTCCCAAATCCATAACCGGCTTCAACGGTATCATCATTAAGGACACGAAGCAAACCAAAATTTGTTTTTTCAGGGTTATGATAGCTGCCAAAACTAAAACTGTGAAAACTCTTTAGCCAACCGTGGTTTGCAAATCCACGTTCTGAAGCAGGATAAAAGATTTTTTTACGTTCAACGGTCGAATCATTATAAACCATCATAGGAATTTTTGTTTTTCGTTAGAAAATTTTTCATTTAGAACGAAGATTAAAAATATATGTTACAACACATAACTATTTATTCAAAAAAAATTTAATGCGGAAATCTTTCAAACATCATTCCAAATGCAAGAAATGAAATCCCGCTCATTAAAACCAAAATGGTATCGCGAAATTGCAGTTTGATGACTTTGGTAAGAAACCATATCATCAAAAAAGCAAAACCTACAATAACAATTTGACCAAGTTCGAGACCAAGATTAAAAGAAAACAGTGGGAGAAATAAGTTTTCTTCCTGCCCCAAAAGTTGCCTTAAAAAATTAGAAAAACCCAAGCCGTGGATAAGCCCAAAAAAAACTGTTGTCGGGTAAAGAAGCTTTGTTTCACTTGCCACCTGCATTGCGTCTGGAATTGCTTGAAGTGGTAATTGAGAAGTGATAAAGACTTGGTAAACCGCTGTCACAAAAATGGTAAGTGGAATCAGAAACTCAATCCAATCACGTGAAACAGTAAGGATTTGCAATGTCGAAAGGGCTAAGGTGATGCTATGGCCTACCGTAAATGCCGTAACAAGGTATAACAATTTTTTCCAAGCTTTTGTTGGGAAACCAGCAGTTAGAGCTACAATAAAAAGAATGTGATCGTACCCTTTGACATCAGAGATATGTTCAAATCCTAATCTCAGAAAAATTTCAAATTGCGAAGTCATTATCAACCTCGGTAAAATTTAAACCCGACGGGCACTTTATTTTTAGCCCCATAAATGATAAACATCATTGCAAGTGAATCCATCCAAAAAGCCATATCCAATCGTCCCAAATCAACCACATCCCAACCGAAGGATTCGGCTAATTTGGTAACTACAGATTTACTTTCGGCATGATTACCACAAATGGGCAAACTCGCCTTTCCTTCTTGATAAACCGGCTTTGTCATTTGGTGAACAGAAACTGTATTAAAGGCTTTAACCAAATGCGAATCAGGGAGATAAGCTTGTATGGCTTCAGTTAATGAAGCATTTTGAATTGAATTCAACTTTGGTGGAAATCCCTTTGAAAAATCAATGGGATTAATCAAATCAATGACGGTCTTTTTCGAAAAAAATTCTTTTCCAGCGATATCAATCGCTTGGTAAACGGCTGCGGATGAAACAGAAAGAATAATCACCTCTCCGAAATTAGCCGTTTCTGAAAAGGAATCGATGTTGATGTTTTTATGTTGCCGTGCAGCCCAGTCGGTCAATTTTTCAGGATGCCTTGTTCCGAGCATCACATCATGACCCTTTAGCAAAAAGCCTTCTGCCAATGTTTGTGAGACAATTCCCGAACCGATTATTCCGATTTTCATGAGTTCAAAGTTAATTGGTTTCAAAAATTGAAGTGAGAATGTTATTGAAATAGTTCTTATGGTGTATAATAGAATCCAAGCTCGCGCTCAACTTCTAATGGCAAAGTGGGTAATTCTGAAGAAGGAAGCAAGTAAGTGGAAAGATTAAAGAGATCGCTAAAAATACGATGCGCATCGACAGTTGTCTTTAAATAGTGGTGACCCGAGGAGCCACCTGTTCCAATCTTAGTTCCGATCATCCGATGAACCATTTGAAAATGGCGATATCGCCAAGTAGCAAATCGTTCATCAATTTCGATGAGTGCTGTGAGCAATCGGTAGGGAAGGTGCAAAATGGGTTTTTCCTTGTAAAGTAAAATGAGAAGTGCCGCTTTTGAAGCTCGATGAGATAGCCTACGCTGGCCATTCTGAATTAAAGCAAGATGTTTTTCTGAATCGAAAATTGCTTCAAAATTTTCGCGAGTCATTTTAAGATTTTTCATTTCTTTCTCTCGAGCTTCCGGCGAAAGAAAAGGATTGGCTTCAATAACCGATTGATCTCGCGCCAGATTTTTTTCGATGACAGATTGATACAACACCCAAAAATCAAACCCCTTAAATTCTAAAAAGGGCGTGCGTTCAAGCCATAATTCAATCAGTTCAAAAAGAGTTCGGCTTTGCTCACTTGGCAATACTTTGGCTAAGTCAGACTTTGAGAGTCTTTCAGAGTATTCTTTTCCACCAAACCCGATTCGTTCAATTTTTCTTAAGCCCATTTTATTTTCAATTAATCGAAATTGTGCGCTCTGAAAACCTGAGGCGGGTGACAAAGCCTCTCGGAAATCGAGAAAATCGCCCGGCGCCATTGTTTCTAAAACACGCAATTGATCAATCATTACAGACTGAATCTCAGTGATTCGAATTAAGCGAGAAACCGCTACGCCAATGTTTGGTTCTAAAACATAATCACGTTGAAAAAAATCGAGCACTGAATCAAGTTCATGCAAAATTTGCTTAAACCACAGCTCATACACTTGATGAATAACGATAAAAAGCATTTCATCATGAGCCGGTTTTCCTTTGACTTTGCTTAGTGGCGTTTGTGCATCAAGAATTTTTTCAAGTTGAAGGTACTCGCCGTAATAGACCCCTGAGGTAGCATTATTTTTTTGTGTCATATTCAAAATGAAAATAAAAAACCCGCTTGTGGCGGGCTTTTTTGCTTACTAAAAAGTAGATTAAAAACGGCGCCCTATCGAGAAATAAGCCCCTGTTGTTCCTGTGCCAACAAATTGAAAGTAACGAATATCAACACCAATGGTCATATTTTGTAGCAATGGGATACGACCAAATTGATAGAAGAAGGTATTTCCAAAGGTTAAATATTGACTTGTCGGCGAGGAAGGTTGAGAATCTTCAATGATTCGACCAAAGCCATAAACAAAGCCACCGCCAATATAAATTCGACTGAATAAATTTTCCGAAATGGCTTTGAATTTCAGTTCATATCCGATGTCCGCGCCGGCAGATCCTGCAAAGACTGAACTACCCAAATTATTTTGCTGGTTAATATCTACCCCAAAGGCAGGGTTAACAGGCACACCGCTATTAAATTGATTAAAAAGCAAACCGCTTGTACCAAGGTATAAACCGAATGGGAAAGTGTATCCCATTTGAAACATCCCACCAACATTAAAAACACGGCTAAAGGCCATCCCGAAAGAAGCCATTGTTGAAAATCCGAAAGGCTTGAGGTCACCGCTCTGAACAGCGGTTGGCAAAATAAAACGACTTTCCGGTTCAACTGTTTTCTTACTTGTTTGTGATGATTCAGACGATGATTGATTTGAAAATGATTCTTCGGAAATCGTTTGAATAAGCCGGTCATTGACAACCGACGCCGTTTTTTTCCCTCGAAGCACCGGCTTTTCGGGGAATTGTGATTGAGACTGCAAATCCGTGTGGGTTAAGAATAATAAAATGGCGACTAAAAGGCCATAAGCGCGTGTTAAAGGGTTATTTCTCATCGGTTTCTCCGCTCGAAAGAATTTATACGAAATAAAAAAGTTTGTATGCTATTTCCTACGAAATATCTTTTGTATGAAATACGAAATCGATTTGAATTTTTCAACACCAATTTGGGTAAGTCTTGATGTCCTCTTAATAAAATCAAATTGATAACTAAACTTATACCTCAAGTTACGAAAAGGA
Protein-coding regions in this window:
- a CDS encoding tetratricopeptide repeat protein, with translation MINEFDDLSPEFEPKIQSRSETDKSTDSQIKSLLKKAWENRNHDVHKALQIAIDALTLSERSKDQMSEAQSHKMIGHCRMWLSENENALEAFGKAYAIFETLSEIEYTANILYEMGCIYAKLDDFPNALNCHLKSFGICQTHHLASGEALSLSGIGYVYENMNDYEKAIDYYSRSLDIWERLGDKWGQANSLQNLGVILFERLSAPEEALLNFMKSLEFTLEIGDVRGTAKAFFLIGEVKRMQYKFEEAFQSYERATVIAENSGERFIQTQVQISIGKTHLAENNTAQAIKVLKSALSIAESLKSRDLKSKCHKTLSEAFRIQSDYQKAYEHYVSYHTFRDEIHSEETERRIKNLQVRLETERAQQKAEVYRLKNFDLAQANSELHLLKESLEEANKALLKASKLKTELLGIAATELQEPIHSILNFSKSLLEPSQIAVKREQLLKLIYDLSLRMSHIITKLLNDESIRDGTVKLSLRPLGISNLLKLTYLKYQAIAEKEEANVIFELEPDLMLQGDEDLIKDALERILQRFTQMLKLKQVLKISAKELPSMSIQLGFTLVNSIRGVHQKSETNLKTLEVNQEFRSDEVTKRIIYLHKGMIEEGQTDEEIKLLVTFPKSI
- a CDS encoding BrxA/BrxB family bacilliredoxin, translating into MFDIIQRDAMIDAMRRELTDYGVRELRSPEEVDAVISAQKGTILVFVNSVCGCAAGAARPGLKLSFRSEQKPDEIVTVFAGQDREATERARSYFKGFQPSSPSAYLLKNGEVVAALHRHQIEGRNAEQVALQLEQMFAKFCN
- a CDS encoding pirin family protein, whose translation is MMVYNDSTVERKKIFYPASERGFANHGWLKSFHSFSFGSYHNPEKTNFGLLRVLNDDTVEAGYGFGTHPHQNFEIVSIPLEGALSHKDSTGRAEVIREGEVQIMSAGTGISHSEYNHSTSDLVKFLQIWVFPKVQNIEPRYEQKFFDKAGRVNKFQTVVSPKQESGGVWINQDATFSLGDFETGRQIEYALQHSGNGIYLFVIEGEIEFDSQVIGRRDAIGVSGQNTFSFKALKDSKLLLIEVPMN
- a CDS encoding HupE/UreJ family protein, with protein sequence MTSQFEIFLRLGFEHISDVKGYDHILFIVALTAGFPTKAWKKLLYLVTAFTVGHSITLALSTLQILTVSRDWIEFLIPLTIFVTAVYQVFITSQLPLQAIPDAMQVASETKLLYPTTVFFGLIHGLGFSNFLRQLLGQEENLFLPLFSFNLGLELGQIVIVGFAFLMIWFLTKVIKLQFRDTILVLMSGISFLAFGMMFERFPH
- a CDS encoding NAD(P)-binding domain-containing protein: MKIGIIGSGIVSQTLAEGFLLKGHDVMLGTRHPEKLTDWAARQHKNINIDSFSETANFGEVIILSVSSAAVYQAIDIAGKEFFSKKTVIDLINPIDFSKGFPPKLNSIQNASLTEAIQAYLPDSHLVKAFNTVSVHQMTKPVYQEGKASLPICGNHAESKSVVTKLAESFGWDVVDLGRLDMAFWMDSLAMMFIIYGAKNKVPVGFKFYRG
- a CDS encoding tryptophan 2,3-dioxygenase family protein, translating into MTQKNNATSGVYYGEYLQLEKILDAQTPLSKVKGKPAHDEMLFIVIHQVYELWFKQILHELDSVLDFFQRDYVLEPNIGVAVSRLIRITEIQSVMIDQLRVLETMAPGDFLDFREALSPASGFQSAQFRLIENKMGLRKIERIGFGGKEYSERLSKSDLAKVLPSEQSRTLFELIELWLERTPFLEFKGFDFWVLYQSVIEKNLARDQSVIEANPFLSPEAREKEMKNLKMTRENFEAIFDSEKHLALIQNGQRRLSHRASKAALLILLYKEKPILHLPYRLLTALIEIDERFATWRYRHFQMVHRMIGTKIGTGGSSGHHYLKTTVDAHRIFSDLFNLSTYLLPSSELPTLPLEVERELGFYYTP